From the Streptomyces sp. Tu 2975 genome, one window contains:
- a CDS encoding MerR family transcriptional regulator: MTVIESTPARTDLCKAAPRAHPRPEGQDRYTISEVVAFTGLTAHTLRWYERIGLMPHVDRSHTGQRRFTNRDLDWLAFVGKLRLTGMPVADMVTYAEMVREGESTFEARAELLQRTRRDVLARIAELQDTLAVLDHKIEFYADARRAPERS, from the coding sequence ATGACGGTGATCGAGAGCACCCCGGCCAGGACCGATCTCTGCAAGGCCGCCCCCCGCGCGCACCCGCGCCCCGAAGGGCAGGACCGCTACACCATCAGCGAGGTCGTCGCCTTCACCGGACTCACCGCGCACACCCTGCGCTGGTACGAGCGGATCGGACTGATGCCGCACGTCGACCGCTCGCACACGGGCCAGCGGCGGTTCACCAACCGTGACCTGGACTGGCTGGCCTTCGTCGGGAAGCTGCGGCTGACGGGGATGCCCGTCGCCGACATGGTCACGTACGCCGAGATGGTCCGGGAGGGCGAGTCCACCTTCGAGGCACGTGCGGAACTGCTCCAGCGCACCCGGCGCGACGTGCTCGCCCGGATCGCCGAACTCCAGGACACCCTCGCCGTCCTGGACCACAAGATCGAGTTCTACGCGGACGCCCGACGGGCTCCGGAGAGGTCCTGA
- a CDS encoding aldo/keto reductase — MNDSKIAQVRLGSEGPLVGVQGLGCMGMSEFYGDTDEAAARETLEMALAEGVTLFDTADVYGRGANEEFLAPFVAAHRDEITLATKFAIVRTDDPHYRAVRNDPAYIRQSVEGSLRRLGVDVIDLYYMHRRDPAVPLEESVGAMAELVERGLVKHLGLSEVTGAELREAHAVHPIAALQSEWSLFSRDVERSAAGAAAELGVALVPYSPLGRGFLTGAFTDAGKDLSADDFRRHQPRFTGDNAQTNAALLEPVHKIAAAHGASAAQVALAWVHQRADAHGLTVVPIPGTRKATRLRENLGATRLVLTEAELASLEPVAGRVAGDRYPDMSSTSTVRE; from the coding sequence ATGAACGACAGCAAGATCGCACAAGTGCGCCTCGGCTCCGAAGGGCCCCTCGTCGGCGTCCAGGGCCTCGGCTGCATGGGCATGAGCGAGTTCTACGGCGACACCGACGAGGCGGCGGCGAGGGAGACCCTCGAGATGGCGCTCGCCGAAGGCGTGACCCTCTTCGACACGGCCGACGTGTACGGACGGGGCGCCAACGAGGAGTTCCTCGCGCCGTTCGTCGCCGCGCACCGCGACGAGATCACGCTCGCCACCAAGTTCGCCATCGTACGGACCGACGACCCCCACTACCGGGCGGTGCGCAACGACCCCGCGTACATCCGGCAGTCCGTCGAAGGCAGCCTGCGGCGACTCGGCGTCGACGTCATCGACCTCTACTACATGCACCGGCGCGACCCGGCCGTGCCGCTCGAGGAGTCCGTCGGCGCGATGGCGGAACTCGTCGAGCGAGGCCTCGTCAAGCACCTCGGCCTCAGCGAGGTCACCGGCGCCGAACTGCGCGAGGCACACGCCGTGCACCCCATAGCGGCGCTCCAGTCGGAATGGTCCCTCTTCAGCCGCGACGTGGAGCGCAGCGCGGCCGGCGCGGCCGCCGAACTCGGTGTCGCGCTCGTGCCGTACTCGCCCCTCGGCCGGGGCTTCCTCACCGGCGCGTTCACCGATGCCGGCAAGGACCTCTCGGCGGACGACTTCCGCCGCCACCAGCCCCGCTTCACCGGCGACAACGCGCAGACGAACGCGGCGCTCCTGGAGCCCGTCCACAAGATCGCGGCGGCGCACGGGGCAAGCGCGGCGCAGGTGGCGCTGGCGTGGGTCCACCAGCGCGCCGACGCCCACGGCCTGACGGTCGTCCCCATCCCGGGCACCCGCAAGGCCACGCGCCTCCGCGAGAACCTGGGGGCGACGCGGCTGGTTCTGACGGAGGCGGAACTGGCGTCGCTGGAGCCGGTGGCGGGGCGGGTGGCGGGCGACCGGTACCCGGACATGTCGTCGACGTCGACGGTGCGGGAGTAG
- a CDS encoding acyltransferase — MRLAEKIEARTPAHRDRAVDGLRALALLAVPTGHWLLGGFTLDTDGALHNASPLAAFGFFAPVSWVLQMLGVFFLVGGHASVLSYHRRTGTTGAWLRQRVARLGRPVLGVTAVWAVLIPVLWWLGVPGDTLRTGSTLVVQPLWFVGVYTVITALTPYCVRAARRMGVWAAAPLLLTVAVVDLLRYGPYAGAVPGWLGVVNILPGWLFAYQLGVSWGEGRVRRRRARGLLLGGVALFAVLLLVLDYPASMVGVPGEARTNSHPPSLLVLALAAAQSGAAILLHGRLGRLLRRPALWAPVVVVNLSAMTILCWHQTAMLAAAVPASFLGEIPGLTTPPDSLGWILARVAWLPVFACLLALIARRARVFEAPWPRGARGARALAGVLAVGFAVFAFGWA; from the coding sequence ATGAGGCTCGCCGAGAAGATCGAGGCCCGCACACCCGCCCACCGTGACCGCGCCGTCGACGGGCTGCGCGCGCTCGCCCTGCTCGCCGTACCGACCGGCCACTGGCTGCTCGGCGGCTTCACCCTCGACACGGACGGCGCGCTGCACAACGCCAGCCCGCTCGCGGCGTTCGGTTTCTTCGCGCCCGTCAGCTGGGTGCTGCAGATGCTGGGCGTCTTCTTCCTCGTCGGCGGTCACGCGTCCGTCCTCTCCTACCACCGCCGCACCGGCACCACCGGTGCGTGGCTCCGGCAGCGCGTCGCCCGCCTCGGCCGGCCCGTCCTCGGCGTCACCGCCGTGTGGGCCGTGCTGATCCCGGTGCTGTGGTGGCTCGGCGTTCCCGGCGACACGTTGCGGACCGGGTCGACGCTGGTGGTGCAACCGCTGTGGTTCGTGGGCGTGTACACGGTGATCACCGCCCTCACCCCGTACTGCGTGCGCGCCGCCCGCCGCATGGGCGTGTGGGCGGCGGCGCCGCTGCTGCTCACCGTCGCGGTGGTCGACCTGCTGCGGTACGGGCCGTACGCCGGCGCGGTGCCGGGGTGGCTCGGAGTCGTCAACATCCTCCCCGGCTGGCTGTTCGCCTACCAGCTCGGAGTGAGCTGGGGCGAGGGCCGCGTGCGGCGCCGCCGTGCGCGGGGGCTCCTGCTCGGTGGCGTGGCGCTGTTCGCGGTGCTGCTGCTCGTCCTCGACTACCCGGCGTCGATGGTCGGCGTGCCCGGCGAGGCCCGCACCAACTCGCATCCGCCGTCGTTGCTGGTCCTCGCGCTGGCCGCGGCGCAGAGCGGGGCGGCGATCCTGCTGCACGGCCGGCTCGGCCGGCTGCTGAGGCGGCCCGCGCTGTGGGCGCCGGTGGTCGTCGTCAACCTGTCGGCGATGACGATCCTGTGCTGGCACCAGACGGCGATGCTGGCGGCGGCCGTACCCGCGTCCTTCCTCGGGGAGATCCCCGGCCTGACCACGCCGCCGGACTCGCTCGGCTGGATCCTGGCGAGGGTGGCGTGGCTGCCGGTGTTCGCGTGCCTGCTGGCTCTGATCGCCCGCCGGGCGCGGGTGTTCGAAGCGCCGTGGCCGCGGGGGGCGCGGGGAGCGCGAGCGTTGGCGGGGGTGTTGGCGGTGGGGTTCGCGGTGTTCGCGTTCGGGTGGGCGTGA
- a CDS encoding alpha/beta hydrolase: MRRYKRTLVAVAFATTVAAGTTGWASGNAQRPVTGPPPGSAAWAADTSLGRALPDPAAAAPAEVAAFFRSLSDDEQQRLVRRHPLVVGNLDGVPVRLRYRANALALRGTPYERLAGRQILAFDPRGRGQVAEVHGELERARQVSVVVPGSDIDAGTFDRASDPYGTPAGMAKALRAATGGGTAVVAWTGYTTPVGVGPDAATGKLAEAGAARLARFTDGLAATGAPKPVLFCHSYGSVVCGLAADEVNARDIVVLASPGMRAGHVRELRTDARVWAAKDDSDWISKVPGVQLLGLGHGSDPTDPSFGARRIPAELAEGHTGYFVPGTDSLRAFAAIADGTAVVGGGREGAAR, translated from the coding sequence ATGCGCCGCTACAAGAGGACCCTGGTCGCCGTCGCGTTCGCGACGACGGTGGCCGCGGGAACCACCGGATGGGCCTCGGGCAACGCACAGCGTCCGGTGACGGGACCGCCGCCGGGCAGCGCCGCGTGGGCGGCCGACACCTCGCTGGGCCGGGCACTGCCCGACCCTGCAGCGGCGGCGCCCGCGGAAGTCGCCGCTTTCTTCCGGTCGTTGAGCGACGACGAGCAGCAGCGGCTGGTCCGCCGCCATCCGCTCGTCGTCGGCAACCTCGACGGCGTACCCGTCCGGCTGCGCTACCGGGCCAACGCCCTCGCCCTGCGGGGCACCCCGTACGAGCGGCTCGCGGGCCGGCAGATCCTCGCCTTCGACCCGCGCGGCCGGGGCCAGGTCGCCGAGGTCCACGGGGAACTCGAGCGGGCCCGCCAGGTGTCCGTGGTCGTCCCCGGTTCCGACATCGACGCGGGGACCTTCGACCGGGCGAGCGACCCGTACGGCACCCCAGCCGGCATGGCGAAGGCCCTGCGGGCGGCGACCGGCGGGGGCACCGCCGTCGTCGCCTGGACCGGCTACACGACGCCCGTCGGAGTCGGACCCGACGCCGCGACCGGGAAGCTCGCGGAGGCGGGCGCGGCCCGGCTGGCCCGGTTCACCGACGGCCTCGCCGCGACCGGCGCGCCGAAGCCCGTGCTGTTCTGCCACAGCTACGGCTCCGTCGTCTGCGGGCTCGCCGCCGACGAGGTGAACGCCCGCGACATCGTGGTGCTGGCCTCCCCCGGGATGCGCGCCGGGCACGTGCGCGAACTGCGCACGGACGCGCGGGTGTGGGCCGCCAAGGACGACTCCGACTGGATCTCCAAGGTCCCCGGCGTGCAACTCCTCGGCCTCGGCCACGGCAGCGACCCCACCGACCCGTCCTTCGGCGCCCGCCGGATCCCCGCGGAGCTGGCCGAAGGCCACACCGGCTACTTCGTGCCGGGCACCGACTCGCTGCGCGCGTTCGCCGCGATCGCGGACGGGACCGCCGTCGTGGGCGGCGGCCGGGAAGGAGCGGCGCGATGA
- a CDS encoding response regulator transcription factor, which translates to MTIRVIIVDDQAMVRAGFAALLSAQSDIDVVGEAPDGRKGVEVSRTTHPDVVLMDVRMPEMDGLAAARELLNPPTAVVHRPKVLMLTTFDVDDYVYEALRAGASGFLLKDAPPADLIAAVRIVAAGEALLAPSVTRRLIADFAAQRPAPRRDPSLRLNGLTPRETEVLELIARGLSNQEIAGHLVLAEQTVKTHIGRVLAKLDLRDRAQAVIFAYESGLVRPGEAAG; encoded by the coding sequence TTGACCATTCGCGTGATCATCGTCGACGACCAGGCCATGGTGCGCGCCGGGTTCGCCGCGCTGCTCTCCGCGCAGAGCGACATCGACGTGGTGGGCGAGGCGCCGGACGGCCGCAAGGGCGTGGAGGTCAGCCGCACCACGCACCCCGACGTGGTCCTGATGGACGTACGGATGCCGGAGATGGACGGTCTCGCCGCCGCGCGTGAGCTGCTGAACCCGCCGACCGCCGTCGTCCACCGGCCCAAGGTGCTGATGCTGACGACGTTCGACGTGGACGACTACGTGTACGAGGCGCTGCGCGCCGGCGCTTCCGGCTTCCTGCTGAAGGACGCCCCGCCCGCCGACCTGATCGCCGCCGTACGGATCGTCGCCGCCGGGGAGGCGCTCCTCGCGCCGTCCGTGACCCGCCGGCTGATCGCTGACTTCGCCGCACAACGACCCGCCCCGCGCCGCGACCCTTCGCTGCGGCTGAACGGGCTGACGCCGCGCGAGACGGAGGTCCTCGAGCTGATCGCGCGGGGCCTGTCCAACCAGGAGATCGCCGGACACCTGGTACTGGCCGAGCAGACCGTCAAGACGCACATCGGCCGCGTGCTGGCCAAGCTCGACCTGCGCGACCGGGCCCAGGCCGTGATCTTCGCGTACGAGTCCGGCCTGGTCCGGCCGGGAGAGGCCGCGGGCTGA
- a CDS encoding sensor histidine kinase: MPEIPRLSAATRARARAVARRAGQRLAADLGTPSSSTAPLLGGAENRWLRLLPYVVALAFVAALLPVTATVLTQDYKVGGAVAGALATAQTAPLLLAVTRPLQAWWIVLAADVAGSLALLGADGTGGRTWPWTPMTVVGYLLLMACLGLREPRRTLLAVWLATGAAGFALELVSQDLSDGVHLLLFVLSGVVLVVTGALRERGDAQRRLIVQETISEAERAQRTLLEERARIARELHDVVAHHMSVITVQADSAPYRIESLPEAAREEFTSIAASARESLTEMRRLLAVLRSEDAQGERAPQPGLDRVQQLVEATVRAGVPAELSLAADLGAVPQAVDLSGYRIVQEALANVVRHAPGAPTRVSVTSDGTDLTVLVVNGPAPAPTSPLETTGTGHGLVGMRERVRLTGGSLDTGPLPDGGFRVAARLPLTADDTAGNTGITGTGTHTQQTEDAS, translated from the coding sequence ATGCCGGAAATCCCCCGCCTGAGCGCCGCCACCCGCGCCCGAGCCCGCGCCGTCGCGCGGCGTGCCGGCCAGCGGCTCGCCGCCGATCTCGGTACGCCGTCCTCGTCCACCGCTCCCCTCCTCGGCGGCGCCGAGAACCGCTGGCTGCGGCTGCTCCCGTACGTCGTCGCCCTCGCCTTCGTCGCCGCGCTGCTGCCCGTCACCGCCACCGTGCTGACCCAGGACTACAAGGTCGGCGGCGCCGTCGCCGGCGCGCTCGCCACCGCGCAGACCGCGCCGCTGCTGCTCGCCGTGACGCGCCCCTTGCAGGCGTGGTGGATCGTCCTCGCGGCCGACGTGGCCGGGTCGCTGGCCCTGCTCGGCGCCGACGGAACCGGCGGCAGGACCTGGCCGTGGACCCCGATGACCGTCGTCGGCTACCTGCTGCTGATGGCCTGCCTTGGGCTGCGCGAGCCGCGCCGCACGCTGCTGGCCGTGTGGCTGGCGACCGGCGCGGCGGGATTCGCGCTCGAACTGGTCTCGCAGGATCTCAGCGACGGCGTGCATCTGCTGCTGTTCGTGCTCAGCGGGGTCGTCCTCGTCGTCACCGGCGCCCTGCGCGAGCGGGGTGACGCCCAGCGCAGACTGATCGTGCAGGAGACCATCAGCGAGGCGGAGCGGGCCCAGCGCACGCTGCTGGAGGAGCGCGCCCGTATCGCCCGGGAGCTCCACGACGTCGTGGCCCACCACATGTCGGTGATCACCGTGCAGGCGGACTCTGCGCCGTACCGGATCGAGTCCCTTCCCGAGGCCGCGCGGGAGGAGTTCACGTCGATCGCGGCGAGCGCGCGTGAGTCGCTGACCGAGATGCGGCGGCTGCTGGCCGTGCTGCGCAGCGAGGACGCGCAGGGCGAGCGGGCCCCGCAGCCCGGCCTGGACAGGGTGCAGCAGTTGGTGGAGGCGACGGTACGGGCGGGGGTCCCGGCCGAGTTGTCGCTCGCCGCGGACCTCGGTGCCGTACCGCAGGCCGTGGACCTGTCGGGGTACCGGATCGTGCAGGAGGCGCTGGCCAACGTCGTACGCCACGCGCCCGGTGCCCCGACGCGGGTGTCGGTGACGTCCGACGGGACCGATCTGACCGTGCTGGTCGTCAACGGCCCCGCCCCCGCGCCCACTTCTCCGCTGGAGACGACGGGGACCGGGCACGGACTCGTCGGGATGCGGGAGCGCGTACGGTTGACCGGAGGCAGCCTCGACACCGGTCCGCTGCCGGACGGCGGATTCCGGGTCGCGGCACGTCTTCCGCTGACCGCCGACGACACCGCCGGGAACACCGGCATCACCGGGACCGGCACCCACACCCAGCAGACCGAGGACGCCAGTTGA
- a CDS encoding DUF4429 domain-containing protein yields MGDVLAGIQATWEFETDSVLIRFERGIRTPKLLSSLRERRIPHEALASVTLTPGKRGTVVLHAVPRPGADPLMEAAAGQLKDVCDPYRLVLPAERETLAEYYADELRAVLGPDAGRPAERHLVSAPEAPLGFKAYDGKASFDGSHVAFRWFWTGASSAKWKAGDQSFTVSELSGVEWRSPEVFDGYLRLLRRGADGTQDAGQADQDPAAVVFGLGYGPVHESLPFAAAVLESVRRQNQTPALTVPAARRDPADIADRIRHLGDLHLAGLVTDEEFTRKKAELLAEL; encoded by the coding sequence ATGGGTGATGTGCTGGCCGGAATTCAAGCCACCTGGGAGTTCGAGACCGACTCCGTGCTCATCCGCTTCGAACGGGGGATCCGCACACCGAAGCTCCTCTCCTCGCTGCGCGAACGCCGCATCCCGCACGAGGCGTTGGCATCGGTGACGCTCACCCCGGGCAAGCGCGGCACGGTGGTCCTGCACGCTGTGCCCAGACCGGGCGCGGATCCGCTGATGGAGGCGGCCGCCGGGCAGCTCAAGGACGTGTGCGACCCGTACCGCCTTGTGCTGCCGGCCGAGCGGGAGACGCTGGCCGAGTACTACGCCGACGAACTGCGCGCCGTCCTCGGCCCGGACGCCGGCCGGCCGGCGGAGCGGCACCTCGTCTCCGCGCCCGAGGCGCCGCTCGGCTTCAAGGCCTACGACGGGAAGGCGTCCTTCGACGGCTCGCACGTGGCGTTCCGGTGGTTCTGGACGGGGGCGTCCTCCGCGAAGTGGAAGGCCGGCGACCAGAGTTTCACCGTCTCGGAACTGAGCGGCGTCGAATGGCGCTCACCGGAGGTCTTCGACGGCTACCTGCGGCTGCTGCGCCGCGGCGCGGACGGCACGCAGGACGCGGGGCAGGCGGACCAGGACCCGGCGGCCGTCGTCTTCGGACTCGGCTACGGGCCGGTGCACGAGTCGCTGCCGTTCGCCGCGGCGGTCCTCGAGTCCGTCCGCCGCCAGAACCAGACCCCGGCACTGACGGTCCCCGCGGCCCGCCGCGACCCGGCGGACATCGCGGACCGCATACGTCACCTGGGTGACCTCCATCTGGCGGGACTGGTGACGGACGAGGAGTTCACCCGCAAGAAGGCGGAGCTCCTGGCGGAGCTGTGA
- a CDS encoding alpha/beta hydrolase, which translates to MTSFDSSPSLTAWRTLLALTVVFVMLATTGWTAVRHQPGARDALEAELAGWSKGRIGARELPGLNSGPRRFAAFFKSLGGERSSQLADDYPRIVGNLNGAPVTLRYRANRTALWDSLARERKRVADPGLTAAGHHQAVRRMHRFQALMDPDRQILSFDPSGSGRVAEVFGDLDRAQRVSVVVPGVDTNLLTFQRTARQYSAPVGMARSLYAAQRAAAPGMRTAVIAWGDYTSPVGVGMESAIGRLAENGAVRLVELTEALPGRSPVSLFCHSYGSVVCGVAARQLPARVGDLAVAGSPGMRAENVAGLHTKARIWAMRDADDWIEGVPHLEVGGLGHGEDPVLPEFGARLLSAEGAVGHTGYFEPGTESVRNFADLGVGAYADVSCASGTDTCRSGIYGA; encoded by the coding sequence GTGACTTCCTTCGACTCCTCCCCCTCCCTGACCGCGTGGCGCACCCTGCTCGCCCTCACGGTGGTGTTCGTGATGCTGGCGACCACCGGCTGGACCGCCGTACGGCACCAGCCCGGCGCCCGTGACGCCCTCGAAGCCGAACTGGCGGGCTGGAGCAAGGGACGTATAGGCGCCCGTGAACTGCCCGGTCTGAACAGCGGGCCGCGGCGGTTCGCCGCCTTCTTCAAGTCGCTCGGCGGCGAGCGGAGCTCGCAACTCGCCGACGACTACCCGCGCATCGTGGGCAATCTGAACGGGGCGCCCGTCACCCTGCGGTACCGGGCCAACCGCACGGCCCTCTGGGACTCCCTCGCCCGCGAACGCAAGCGGGTGGCCGATCCCGGCCTCACGGCCGCCGGACACCATCAGGCCGTACGGCGGATGCACCGGTTCCAGGCGCTGATGGACCCCGACCGGCAGATCCTCTCCTTCGACCCGTCCGGCTCCGGCCGGGTGGCCGAGGTCTTCGGGGACCTGGACAGGGCCCAGCGCGTCTCGGTGGTCGTGCCCGGTGTCGACACCAACCTGCTCACCTTCCAGCGGACCGCCCGCCAATACAGCGCGCCGGTCGGCATGGCCCGGTCCCTGTACGCCGCCCAGCGAGCGGCCGCACCCGGGATGCGTACGGCCGTCATCGCATGGGGCGACTACACGAGCCCGGTCGGGGTCGGCATGGAGTCGGCCATCGGGCGGCTCGCGGAGAACGGGGCCGTACGGCTCGTCGAGCTCACAGAGGCGCTGCCGGGCCGGTCCCCCGTCTCACTGTTCTGCCACAGCTACGGCTCCGTGGTCTGCGGGGTCGCCGCACGGCAACTGCCCGCCCGGGTCGGTGACCTGGCCGTCGCCGGCAGCCCCGGCATGCGGGCGGAGAACGTCGCCGGCCTGCACACGAAGGCCCGGATCTGGGCGATGCGCGACGCCGACGACTGGATCGAGGGCGTGCCGCACCTGGAGGTCGGCGGACTCGGCCACGGTGAGGACCCGGTCCTCCCGGAGTTCGGCGCGCGGCTGCTCTCCGCGGAGGGCGCCGTCGGCCACACCGGCTATTTCGAGCCGGGAACCGAGAGCGTCCGCAACTTCGCCGACCTGGGCGTCGGCGCCTACGCCGACGTGAGCTGCGCATCGGGCACCGACACATGCCGCAGTGGTATTTACGGTGCCTGA
- a CDS encoding TetR family transcriptional regulator, giving the protein MTTAEPTGLRARKKQRTRDALVRVALELFTTQGYERTTVDEIADAVDVSQRTFFRYFASKEEVAFAVQEILEAHYAVVLRGRPAEEGPFEALRNAVFASWDAIGEAVEEIVPLDLYMRSFQMIESTPALLAAHMRRSTVTEEALATLIAEREGLDVNADPRPRVAVAAFSGVMRATGRLWGQGGDPSVEAIRSLTERFLDHLGPALAENWRADERHSPPAL; this is encoded by the coding sequence GTGACCACGGCCGAGCCGACCGGGCTGCGCGCCCGCAAGAAACAGCGCACCCGTGACGCACTGGTACGTGTCGCCCTCGAGCTGTTCACGACCCAGGGATACGAGCGGACGACCGTCGATGAGATCGCGGACGCCGTCGACGTGTCGCAGCGCACCTTCTTCCGCTACTTCGCGTCCAAGGAAGAGGTCGCGTTCGCCGTCCAGGAGATCCTGGAGGCCCACTACGCCGTGGTGCTGCGTGGACGCCCCGCGGAGGAAGGCCCCTTCGAGGCCCTGCGCAACGCCGTGTTCGCCTCCTGGGACGCCATCGGCGAAGCCGTGGAGGAGATCGTTCCGCTCGATCTCTACATGCGCAGCTTCCAGATGATCGAGTCGACCCCGGCGCTGCTCGCCGCGCACATGCGCCGCTCCACCGTGACGGAGGAGGCGCTGGCCACGCTCATCGCCGAACGCGAGGGGCTCGATGTGAACGCCGATCCCAGGCCCCGGGTGGCCGTGGCCGCGTTCAGCGGTGTGATGCGGGCCACGGGGCGGCTGTGGGGGCAGGGTGGGGATCCCAGCGTCGAGGCGATCCGTTCGCTCACGGAGAGGTTCCTCGACCATCTCGGTCCGGCACTTGCCGAGAACTGGCGCGCCGACGAGCGGCACTCGCCGCCCGCCCTTTGA
- a CDS encoding MFS transporter, with protein MTSQTTVEKAPRDPQDSAPAPVKGLRGHPWLTLFSVAIGVMMVALDGTIVAIANPAIQKDLGASLADVQWITNGYLLALAVALITAGKLGDRFGHRQTFLIGIAGFAAASAAIGLSDSIVLVITFRVLQGLFGALLMPAALGLLRATFPAEKLNMAIGIWGMVIGASTAGGPILGGVLVEHVSWQSVFFINVPVGILAVILGLVILKDHRAENAPKSFDILGILLLSGAMFSLIWPLIKAGEWGWGSAGTLGWLAGAVVLFGLFAFWESKVDEPLVPLAMFRSVPLSAGVVLMVLMAFAFMGGLFFVTFFLQGVQEMSPVDSGLRLLPLTGMMIVSSPLAGALITKFGPRVPLVGGMVCTAAAMFGMTTLSEGTGTFAMSLWFALLGLGLAPVMVGATEVIVGNAPMELSGVAGGLQQAAMQVGGALGTAVLGAVMSAKVSAEFATNWKDAGIPVPADPRLEQAAEFGTVPGELAQAPGMTPDLVTKIGDVIHDTFMSGMGLAFTVAGVVAVVAALVAVLTKRGENAEAGAGAAHI; from the coding sequence ATGACTAGTCAGACCACCGTCGAAAAGGCGCCGAGGGATCCTCAGGACTCCGCTCCGGCACCGGTCAAGGGGCTTCGCGGCCACCCCTGGCTGACCCTGTTCTCCGTGGCCATCGGCGTGATGATGGTCGCGCTGGACGGCACGATCGTCGCGATTGCCAATCCCGCGATCCAGAAGGACCTCGGCGCCTCGCTCGCCGACGTCCAGTGGATCACCAACGGTTATCTGCTCGCCCTTGCCGTGGCACTGATCACGGCGGGCAAGCTCGGTGACCGCTTCGGCCACCGGCAGACCTTCCTCATAGGCATCGCCGGCTTCGCCGCCGCCTCCGCGGCCATCGGCCTGTCCGACTCCATCGTCCTCGTCATCACCTTCCGGGTGCTGCAGGGCCTCTTCGGCGCCCTGCTGATGCCGGCGGCGCTCGGCCTGCTGCGCGCCACGTTCCCCGCCGAGAAGCTGAACATGGCGATCGGCATCTGGGGCATGGTCATCGGCGCCTCGACGGCCGGCGGCCCGATCCTCGGTGGTGTGCTCGTCGAGCACGTCAGCTGGCAGTCGGTGTTCTTCATCAACGTGCCCGTCGGCATCCTCGCCGTGATCCTCGGCCTGGTCATCCTGAAGGACCACCGCGCGGAGAACGCGCCGAAGTCGTTCGACATCCTCGGCATCCTGCTGCTGTCGGGCGCGATGTTCAGCCTCATCTGGCCGCTGATCAAGGCCGGCGAGTGGGGCTGGGGCTCCGCCGGAACCCTCGGCTGGCTGGCCGGCGCCGTGGTGCTGTTCGGTCTGTTCGCCTTCTGGGAGAGCAAGGTCGACGAGCCGCTCGTGCCGCTCGCCATGTTCCGGTCCGTCCCGCTCAGCGCCGGCGTGGTGCTGATGGTGCTGATGGCGTTCGCCTTCATGGGCGGCCTGTTCTTCGTGACGTTCTTCCTCCAGGGCGTCCAGGAGATGAGCCCGGTCGACAGCGGTCTGCGGCTGCTGCCGCTCACCGGCATGATGATCGTCTCCTCGCCGCTGGCGGGTGCGCTGATCACCAAGTTCGGGCCCCGAGTGCCGCTGGTCGGCGGCATGGTCTGCACCGCCGCCGCCATGTTCGGCATGACCACCCTCTCCGAGGGGACCGGCACCTTCGCGATGTCCCTGTGGTTCGCCCTCCTGGGCCTCGGCCTCGCGCCGGTCATGGTCGGCGCCACCGAGGTCATCGTCGGCAACGCCCCGATGGAGCTCTCCGGCGTCGCCGGTGGTCTCCAGCAGGCCGCCATGCAGGTCGGCGGCGCGCTCGGCACGGCCGTCCTCGGCGCGGTGATGTCCGCCAAGGTCAGCGCCGAGTTCGCGACCAACTGGAAGGACGCGGGCATCCCGGTCCCGGCGGACCCGCGGCTGGAGCAGGCCGCCGAGTTCGGTACCGTCCCCGGCGAACTGGCCCAGGCCCCCGGCATGACGCCGGACCTGGTCACCAAGATCGGTGACGTCATCCACGACACGTTCATGTCAGGCATGGGCCTGGCGTTCACCGTCGCCGGCGTAGTCGCGGTCGTCGCGGCCCTGGTCGCCGTGCTCACCAAGCGTGGCGAGAACGCGGAGGCCGGCGCGGGCGCCGCCCACATCTGA
- a CDS encoding peptidase inhibitor family I36 protein, whose amino-acid sequence MRTTVTAAALAASALLPLLLHPPQTASAAPPRLGACAAGELCLWAENDFRGARSTHELAGTDIESCVPLPPGTAAKALANRTGRPVTTYQSEECAETGEFETYPGGGTWLPRSPYQVRAFKIWEN is encoded by the coding sequence ATGCGCACGACCGTCACCGCCGCCGCCCTGGCCGCCTCGGCACTTCTGCCGCTGCTGCTCCACCCCCCTCAGACCGCGTCCGCCGCACCACCGCGGCTCGGCGCGTGCGCCGCAGGCGAACTGTGCCTGTGGGCCGAGAACGACTTCCGCGGCGCGCGCAGCACCCATGAGCTCGCCGGTACCGACATCGAGAGCTGCGTACCGCTGCCGCCGGGCACCGCCGCCAAGGCCCTCGCCAACCGGACCGGCCGGCCCGTCACCACCTACCAGTCCGAGGAGTGCGCGGAGACCGGCGAGTTCGAGACCTACCCGGGCGGCGGCACCTGGCTGCCCAGGTCGCCGTACCAGGTCAGGGCGTTCAAGATCTGGGAGAACTAG